GGACTTAGCTTGGTGGATACAGGATCAGGATCATCGATTGAGGAGGCGGCAAGCGATGCCACAGTGGCGGCCGCGTCCGGCTTGGGTTCAGTGAGAGCCTTTGGAGAATTGTCGGCCAAGGGATGGGGGTGGGCGTCGAAAAGCGGTTTTTCTTTCGGTACCTCGTGGCTGACGTTGAGGGTGTCGATGAGCGCACCCGTCGTTGTGGTTGCGCTGCCGTATTCCTCCCAGAATTCGCTGATGATTTCGGTGCGGATTGCGCGTTCGACGAGCCACTGGTTGCCGGCGGTAACTTGCACAAGAAAACGCATGGAGACTGTCCACGGCATACCGACGACGGTTGGGGGAGTGACATCGACGGCCGGGTGAACATCGAGTTCGCCGAGGATTTCCGGTGCGATCTTCTCCTGCTCTAACGCGCGGCGAGTGGCAGCTTCTGAACGCGTGATGACATCGCTGATGTTTTCCGAGCCAAGCAGGGGAATCGGCATGATGACCACGGCACGCGACCAGTTGTTGGAATTGTTGATGCACACCTTCGCCGTGGAATTTGGGATGATGACTGTCTCTTGCGAGATGGTGCGGATTTTTGTTGCGCGCATGGTTATTTCAATGACGGTACCTTCAACCACCACGCCATTTCCTTCAAAGCGCACCCAGTCACCCACACCGAATTGCTTTTCCGTGAGGATGAAAAAGCCAGCCAAGAAGTCCGCGACTATGGATTGTGCACCAAGACCAATGGCAGCTGATGCGATCGTGGCAGGAATTGCTGCACCTGCCAACGACAAGCCGACAGTCTGCAGAGCGGCGACAACTAGCAGGAAGAACGCAACAATCTGCACGATATAGACACCCACGCCAGCAAAAGCCAGCTGGTTTTTCGACGTGTCAGCATCTGCGTTTTCTTCCACGCGACGCTTGATCACTCGCATGGCGAGCCTGCCGATTCGTGGGATTAAAAAGGCTAAAACCAGGATAATTGCGAGGTCAAGGCCAGTCTCGACGATCCAATTCCACAATGAATAGAGAATGTACCTAACCGGCAGTCCTAAAATCATGTCTTTAGGTTAGCGCCGAAACGTGCCGGAAGGCTGGTGGGAAATTGTGAGAAGCCTGACGGTGGAGCTGCTGACAAATTGCCTGAAGGTGATCCTTGGTTATAGGGCGGTGTTATATAGCGGGGAAATATAGCGGGGGAGAAAAGGGGGTGTATTAACCGTGCTCAATGTGGAAATCACTTATTGATCTGTGTAGCATGACAAACCATGACCATTATTCGACTTGTAGTAGTAACCGCACGGCGCCTGCCGTAACGGCCTTACAAGTCGTCTCGTCAAGCGCCCTCGACAACACTCACCACAGTGTTGGAACGAGGGCTTTCTTGTTGGATGTGACCCATAGCCAACATTGCATCAGACATCTGTCGCACAGCGTGCACACGCAACCGCGTCGGAACAATTTAAAGAGGACTCGTTTCTGGGTTCTGCGAAAATCCTTAATTTTTTAGTCAAAGGAGCCAAAAAGTCGTGAATGTGGCAGCTTCTCAACAGCCCACTCCCGCTACGGTTGCTAACCGTGGACGATCCGCTGCACCAGAGCGGATGACAGGCGCACAAGCAATTGTTCGATCGCTCGAGGAGCTTAATGCCGATATCGTGTTCGGCATTCCTGGTGGTGCAGTGCTACCGGTTTATGATCCGCTTTATTCCTCCAAGAAGGTGCGCCACGTTCTGGTTCGCCACGAGCAGGGTGCAGGTCACGCGGCTACCGGCTACGCACAGGTCACCGGACGCGTTGGCGTGTGTATTGCAACCTCCGGCCCAGGAGCCACCAACTTGGTCACCCCCATCGCCGATGCCAACCTGGATTCCGTTCCACTGGTTGCTATCACCGGCCAGGTGGGAAGTGGACTCCTTGGCACCGACGCTTTCCAAGAAGCTGACATCCGCGGCATCACTATGCCAGTGACCAAGCACAACTTCATGGTCACCGACCCCAACGACATCCCACAGGCTCTCGCTGAGGCGTTCTACCTTGCGATTACTGGCCGTCCAGGTCCAGTTCTGGTTGATATTCCAAAGGACGTTCAAAACGCTGAGTTGGATTTCATCTGGCCACCAAAGATCGACCTGCCAGGATACCGTCCAGTGACCACCCCTCATGCACGCCAGATCGAGCAGGCTGTCAAGCTCATTTCTGAAGCTAAGAAGCCTGTACTTTATGTTGGTGGCGGTGTCATCAAGGCTGATGCACATGAAGAATTGCTGGCATTCGCCGATTACACCGGCATTCCAGTTGTTACCACCTTGATGGCGCTGGGTTCCTTCCCAGAGTCCCACAAGCAGCACATGGGTATGCCTGGTATGCACGGCACCGTTTCTGCTGTTGGAGCACTCCAGCGCAGCGACCTGCTTATTGCTATTGGCGCACGCTTCGACGACCGCGTCACCGGCGACGTTGACTCCTTTGCACCAGACGCAAAGATCATCCACGCCGATATTGATCCTGCGGAAATTGGCAAGATCAAGCAGGTTGAGGTTCCAATCGTTGGCGATGCGCGCGAGGTTTTGTCCCGCCTGCTCGAAACCACCAAGGCATCCAAGACTGGATCTGAAGATATCTCCGAGTGGATCAAGTACCTGGAAGGCCTCAAGGAGCGCTTCCCACGTGGCTACGACGAGCAGCCAGACGGCCTGCTTGCGCCACAGTTTGTCATCGAGACCCTGTCCAAGGAAGTCGGACCAGACGCTATTTACTGCGCCGGCGTTGGCCAGCACCAGATGTGGGCTGCACAGTTCGTTGACTTTGAAAAACCACGCACCTGGCTCAACTCCGGTGGCCTGGGCACCATGGGCTACGCAGTTCCAGCAGCGCTTGGCGCTAAAGCTGGCGCTCCTGAGAAGGAAGTCTGGGCGATCGATGGCGATGGCTGCTTCCAGATGACCAACCAGGAATTGACCACCGCAGCAGTAGAAGGTTTCCCCATCAAGATCGCTCTGATCAACAACGGCAACCTTGGCATGGTTCGT
The window above is part of the Corynebacterium deserti GIMN1.010 genome. Proteins encoded here:
- a CDS encoding mechanosensitive ion channel family protein — encoded protein: MILGLPVRYILYSLWNWIVETGLDLAIILVLAFLIPRIGRLAMRVIKRRVEENADADTSKNQLAFAGVGVYIVQIVAFFLLVVAALQTVGLSLAGAAIPATIASAAIGLGAQSIVADFLAGFFILTEKQFGVGDWVRFEGNGVVVEGTVIEITMRATKIRTISQETVIIPNSTAKVCINNSNNWSRAVVIMPIPLLGSENISDVITRSEAATRRALEQEKIAPEILGELDVHPAVDVTPPTVVGMPWTVSMRFLVQVTAGNQWLVERAIRTEIISEFWEEYGSATTTTGALIDTLNVSHEVPKEKPLFDAHPHPLADNSPKALTEPKPDAAATVASLAASSIDDPDPVSTKLSPGNPETALDSEVLEQEVRDEDDPAKEESDKDHSLRSFFRTDYYPKRWQKILSLGGRVRMSTSLLLVVLGSLLLLKGMTVETGDNWQGSSGWLAPTSQTTGETIPPTTTPLETFTPTPEPFTPEVIPTESSVDTQPETWNQETGTPPTAGATSEPTEQTPQTPQTTPATTSQATTTSAAPTANVQTTAPTSIP
- a CDS encoding acetolactate synthase large subunit: MNVAASQQPTPATVANRGRSAAPERMTGAQAIVRSLEELNADIVFGIPGGAVLPVYDPLYSSKKVRHVLVRHEQGAGHAATGYAQVTGRVGVCIATSGPGATNLVTPIADANLDSVPLVAITGQVGSGLLGTDAFQEADIRGITMPVTKHNFMVTDPNDIPQALAEAFYLAITGRPGPVLVDIPKDVQNAELDFIWPPKIDLPGYRPVTTPHARQIEQAVKLISEAKKPVLYVGGGVIKADAHEELLAFADYTGIPVVTTLMALGSFPESHKQHMGMPGMHGTVSAVGALQRSDLLIAIGARFDDRVTGDVDSFAPDAKIIHADIDPAEIGKIKQVEVPIVGDAREVLSRLLETTKASKTGSEDISEWIKYLEGLKERFPRGYDEQPDGLLAPQFVIETLSKEVGPDAIYCAGVGQHQMWAAQFVDFEKPRTWLNSGGLGTMGYAVPAALGAKAGAPEKEVWAIDGDGCFQMTNQELTTAAVEGFPIKIALINNGNLGMVRQWQTLFYEGRYSNTKLRNQGEYMPDFVTLSEGLGCVAIRVTKAEEVLPAIQKAREINDRPVVIDFIVGEDAQVWPMVSAGSSNTDIQYARGLRPFFDGDESAAEDPADIHEAVIDIDAAVESTEA